The proteins below are encoded in one region of Arthrobacter sp. CJ23:
- the hpf gene encoding ribosome hibernation-promoting factor, HPF/YfiA family, giving the protein MEFMISGRNLTVSDRFREYAGEKISKIESLGDKVQRVDAKVSKETNPRQTPGQLTVEVTVLGRGPVIRAEASAADKFAAFDLAYNKLLERLRRAKDRKKVHHGRHTPKAVREATATLEPASTSEPIYVAAGNHQEPTTPPAEASPYDIENDIPAGDSPVLIRRKVFPAASLTLDDAVDNMELVGHNFYLFMDKATNTPSVVYRRRGWTYGVITLDATCEPGEDAVEEKIHAYRSDDEAATA; this is encoded by the coding sequence ATGGAGTTCATGATCAGCGGACGAAATCTGACCGTTTCTGACCGCTTTCGCGAATACGCCGGCGAGAAAATCTCGAAGATTGAATCGCTCGGGGACAAGGTCCAGCGCGTCGACGCAAAGGTCTCCAAGGAGACCAATCCACGTCAGACTCCGGGCCAGCTCACCGTTGAAGTGACAGTCCTGGGCCGCGGCCCCGTAATCCGTGCAGAGGCCAGTGCCGCTGACAAATTTGCCGCCTTCGATCTGGCGTACAACAAGCTGCTCGAGAGACTCCGCCGGGCAAAGGACAGGAAGAAGGTGCACCACGGGCGACACACGCCCAAGGCCGTCCGTGAGGCAACGGCCACGCTCGAGCCCGCAAGCACGAGCGAACCCATCTACGTAGCGGCTGGCAACCACCAGGAGCCAACGACGCCACCGGCGGAAGCTTCGCCCTACGATATCGAGAACGACATCCCGGCAGGCGATTCCCCCGTCCTGATCCGGCGCAAGGTCTTCCCTGCTGCGTCCCTCACCCTTGATGACGCAGTGGACAACATGGAGCTGGTGGGACACAACTTTTACCTGTTCATGGACAAGGCAACAAACACGCCGTCGGTGGTCTACCGCCGCCGTGGATGGACTTACGGTGTGATCACCCTTGACGCCACCTGCGAACCAGGGGAGGACGCCGTGGAGGAGAAAATCCACGCATACCGTTCGGATGATGAGGCAGCCACCGCATAG
- a CDS encoding ComF family protein: protein MNDYGGSGRRLGAPPAPRDRGQDRDRVQDRDGVQDRDGVHRRGRVRNRARDPDLLARDPAAAGHRGIHAARTLRLAQATGGAVTDLAALLVPVDCVCCGVEDAALCSSCARRLRALCRQPFRAEAQAPSLVSLDGSVILPVVAAGPYRDELAQAVLSFKHHGQGHLAGALGACLANAVSAATGAQEGFCLVPVPTSGAAFRRRGFSPVHLLLASLHRRRALPGTEILNALSKVTPAFAGGSFDFLRELPARWAESVLGQSGQGSAGGQKGLGRGERARRVRGSMRVRQGRMSRRLQGRKCLIIDDVLTTGATLAEAARAVEAAGGTVCGAVVLAAARPPAHGDVSAAGSRHSPDDSNKI, encoded by the coding sequence ATGAACGACTACGGCGGCTCCGGCAGGCGCCTCGGCGCGCCGCCTGCGCCCCGGGACAGGGGTCAAGACCGGGACAGAGTTCAAGACCGGGACGGGGTTCAAGACCGGGACGGGGTTCACCGCCGGGGCAGGGTCCGCAACCGGGCGCGGGATCCGGATTTGCTGGCCCGGGACCCCGCCGCGGCCGGGCACCGGGGAATCCACGCGGCCCGGACGCTTCGCCTTGCACAGGCAACCGGCGGTGCAGTGACGGACCTTGCCGCCCTTCTGGTGCCGGTGGACTGCGTGTGCTGCGGCGTGGAGGATGCCGCCCTGTGTTCCTCCTGCGCCCGGCGGCTCCGTGCCTTGTGCCGGCAACCCTTCCGTGCCGAGGCCCAGGCACCCTCTCTGGTCAGCCTCGACGGTTCCGTGATCCTGCCGGTCGTTGCTGCCGGCCCGTACCGGGACGAACTCGCACAGGCCGTGCTGTCGTTCAAGCACCATGGCCAGGGCCATCTGGCCGGTGCCTTGGGCGCCTGCCTGGCGAATGCCGTGTCTGCTGCCACCGGGGCGCAAGAGGGATTCTGCCTCGTGCCCGTGCCGACGAGCGGTGCGGCGTTCCGCCGTCGCGGGTTTAGCCCCGTGCACCTGCTGCTGGCCTCCCTGCACCGCCGCCGTGCGCTCCCCGGTACCGAGATCCTCAATGCCTTGTCCAAGGTGACCCCGGCCTTTGCAGGCGGATCCTTCGACTTCCTGCGCGAACTGCCCGCCCGATGGGCGGAATCCGTGCTCGGACAGTCCGGGCAGGGCTCCGCGGGAGGGCAGAAGGGACTGGGCCGCGGCGAGAGGGCCCGCCGCGTGCGGGGGTCAATGCGCGTGCGGCAGGGACGCATGTCCCGCCGGCTTCAGGGGCGGAAGTGCCTCATCATCGACGACGTCCTCACCACCGGAGCCACGCTCGCCGAGGCGGCCCGCGCCGTGGAGGCTGCCGGCGGCACCGTTTGCGGGGCGGTGGTCCTCGCAGCTGCCCGGCCTCCGGCCCATGGGGATGTCTCCGCTGCTGGGAGCCGCCACAGCCCGGACGACTCAAACAAAATTTAA